Within Sorangiineae bacterium MSr11367, the genomic segment AGATCCGCGCCATGAACGGCGGATAGCGCTTCTTCGAGCGAGCCACCATCGGGAAGCCGCGCGGCGACGTAGTGCGCGAACGCCTCCGGCTCCACGCGCACCGAGGGCCAGGCGGCCACGCCTGCCGCGAACATGCCGTCGAACTGGCGCTCGACGGCGTCCCACCCGCTCGTCGCGGTGAGACCGCGCGATTGCAAGCAGACGGCAAAAACACCCATTGGCCGCAGGATAGCACGACCCGTGAGCGCGGAGCGCTTCGTCGTCGTATGGCGATCGTCCCTTGTTTGGATATCCGGAAATCGCTTGTACCCGCCAGCGCGAAAGTGACCGTTCGCGCATTTCTCCGCCGCCACAGGTTGCGCGATGACGAAGGCGCTCACAGAAACGCCTCAGACCTGTGGCACATTTGTGGTGACGTGTCCGGGATGACGCGGCGCATTCGCGCGGTTTTTTTGTCCCCGCGCGACGGCGTCTTCGACGTGCATCGATGGCCTCCGTCTTGCTCACGCCAGGCGCGCGGGCGCGGTTCAGAAGCAAAGCCCCGAGGAGGTGCTTCACGTGGCCATCATGGTTCAATCCCCCTACTCGCATGCCCATCGTGCGAACGAAGACGCGACTGCGGAAGTGCGCATTCAGATCGCCGTGCTGCGCACCCTGCTCGACGAAGTGGAACAGCTCGTCCCTCCGTCGGGTATGCAGGGTTCGCAACGGGCGGCCAGCCGTCAATTGGCCGAGGAACTCGCGCGGCTTGGATGCCGCATGATCGAGCTGGCCACGGAGATGGCGACGGCCGAAAAGCCCGCCCATTGACAGCCGAGGCGCGTTCGACCATAACCGGTAAGATGCGACTTACTGGTTATGTGTCGATCGCAGCGCTTTTCCTGCTTGCCTGCACCAAATCGCCGAGCCCCGTCGCAACGACGAGCGCAGATCCGCCCACCCCGGTCGTTGCGCCGGCGCCGCCCGTCAGCAAGGTCCACATCGGCGTGGTGGATGCGCCGTTCAACCTCGGGCTTCGCCCGCCCAAGCCGGGGCACGAGCCGGGGGTGCGCAAGCTGGCGGGGGCCCTTCGCGCCACCGACCTGGTGGCGCGGCTCGGTGCAACGGATCGGGGGGCGGTGGCGCCGCCAGCGTACGCATTCGAGAAGGATCCCGAGACGCGCATTTACAATGCGCCCGCGATTCGTGCCTATTCGGAAAAGCTCGCCCAGGGCGTGGAAGAGGTGACCAAGCGCGGGGAGTTCGCGCTGGTGCTTGGCGGCGATTGCAGCATCCTCGTGGGCGCGCTTTCCGCGTCCTCGTCGCGCAAGCACCGCGGGCTCATTTACATGGACGCCCACACGGATTTCGGGCCTCCGCCTGCCGTGGGTGGGGGCATCGCCCTGGCGCTGGCCACGGGGTACGGCCCGCCCTCGATGCAGCGGTTCGGTGGCCGCATGCCTTTGGTTCGCGAAGAAGACGCCGTCTTGTTCGCCGCGCGCGATCCGGATGATTTGCGAGACTTTCGCGGCAGGTCCAAGCTCGAGTTGGTGGAGTTGGCCAAAATCCGCCAAAAGGGCGCCCAACGAGCGGCCCGCGACGTCGTCGCGCGATTTCGCACGCAGAGCGTGGACGACGTGTGGATTCACCTGGACGCCGACGTACTCGACGACGCCATCATGCCCGCCGTCGATTCGCGCTCGCCCGATGGCCTTTCCTATGCGGAATTGAAAGCCGTCTTGTCGGAGTTTCTATCCTCCGGGTTGGTCACCGGAATGGATATCGCGATCTTCGATCCCGACCTCGACCCCACTGGCAAAATGGCCCGCGCCTTCAGCGACGCATTGGTCGATATCTTCCAGGCGCTCTAGCCCTGCGCAATCCAGGCGTCGACGCGCTGCTCGAGGATGTCCAAGGTGAGCGAGCCCTGGAGGAGCACGACATCGTGGAAGGCGCGCACATCGAAGCGATCGCCCAGGGTACGTTCGGCGCGGGTGCGCAGTTCGCGGATTTTCAATTGGCCGATTTTGTAGCCCAGGGCCTGGCCGGGCAGGGCAATGTAGCGGTCGACCTCGTTGGTGATGTCGAGCTCTGGGCGCGGCGTGTTCTCGAGGAAGTAGTCGATGGCCTGCTTTCGGGTCCACCCTCGGACGTGCAGGCCGGTGTCGACCACCAGGCGAACGGCGCGGAAGATGTCGAACACGTGCTGCCCGAATTTGTCGTACGGGTCGTCGTACAATCCGAGTTCGTCGCCCAAGGTTTCGGCGTAGAGGGCCCATCCTTCGCCGTACGCGACATGGAATCCAAAGCGGCGGAAGTCGGGAATATCGCGTTGCTCGGCGGCGAGCTGCGTTTGGAAATGATGACCCGGCACGGCCTCGTGCAAGGTGAGCGGAACCATCTCCCAACGCGGGCGCGTTTCCGGCTTGTACAGATTGACGTAATAGAGCCCCGCGCGCGAGCCGTCGGCCGCCGCTGGGAAATAGAAGCCGGTGGTCGCGTCCGGCGCCATCGCCTCCGGGGTGGGCTCGACGCCATACGGTTGCCGCGGGAAGGTCTTGAACAGCTTGACCAACAGCGGATCGATCCGCTTGGCCAAGTTGCGCGATTGCAAAAGCAGCTCCTCGCCGGTCTTGCAATAGAAGCGCGGATCGGTGCGCAGGAAATGGAAGAACTCGTGCAGCGAGCCGGTGAAGCCGGTTTTCGCCTTCACGGTTTCCATCTCACCGCGAATGCGCGCGACCTCCGCGAGGCCCAGGGCGTGGATTTCGTCGGGAGTGAAGGCGGTGGTCGTGTATTTGCGCGCTAGAAACGCGTACGTGTCGGCGCCGTCCGGCCAGTGTCCAATGCCGACGGCCTCCGGGCCCGCGGGGAGGTATTCCTCGTTCAGGAATTGCAAAAAGTGGCGCATGGCCGGCTGCACGCCGTTCGCGACGGCGTCGAGGCCTTCGGACGCGAGCCGTGCGCGCGTGTCAGCCTCGATGGCCGAGGGAAAGCGCGTGAAGGGACCGTAAAAATCGCTGCGGGCGGCGTCGTCGACGAGCTGCTTCTCGATTTGCGCAGGGATGCGCCGGAGGACGATGCTCGGCGGCACGAGCCGCTCGCGCACGCCCTCGCGCATCAAGGCGACGATCTGATCGATCAAGGTCCGGAAGCCGCGCAGCCGAGCGATCCAGTTCTCGTAGTCGTGGACCGTCTCGAACCGCAGTTGATCGGCCAGTTGGTACGCGGTCTGGATGCCGGGACGCTGCCGCGCCCCCTCGGGGAGCCAGCTGAAATGCGTCGTGGGAACGAGGTGCTGCTTGCGCGCGTACTCCTCGGTCCATAATTGGTAATCGCGGCGGAATAGGTCGTAATTCAGCTGGTCCTCGGCCGATAGGCCGTCGCGATCGATGGCGCGCAGTTCGTCGAGCACGGCGAGGCCGTGGCGGTAATCCTGCTCGAGGCCGGCGAGGCTCAAATCGTCCCAGCGATCGTCGTACCGGTGATCGCCCATCAAGGACGCGTACACGGGGCTTTGCTCGATTTGGTATTGCCACTCGCGCTGAATGAGGGACGTGAGAGCCTGCGACATGAACGAGCCTCCTAAGTTCGCCTAGGTCATCGTGCGTAGAGCCATCAACGCCCTTCGAGCAAGGGGGTGACGGCCTGGATTTTACCCGCCGCGCCTGCGCGCCCTGCCTGGCCGGCCTCGCTGGCAGCGACCACCTTTGCACCCGGGGCGCCGGCCGCACCGCCGGCGCTGACGGACGGTGAGAGCGTCCAGCCTTGGTTCGCGAACGAGTCCGCCGCGCCGATCTGCGAGCCATCGATGGTGGGTGCGGTGCCCGCATACGCGAAGTCGATGGACGAGCCGCCTGCGCCGCCGTTGCCGCCTGCGCCGCCGCCACCGTGGCCACCCATGGCCCCTGCGCAGCCGCTGCCGCTTAGCGCGCTGTTGCCTTTGCCTTCGGCGCCGCCTTGCTGCGCCATTTGGCCGCCGCCTCCGGGACCACCGAGGCCGCCCTTGCCGGCGTGAAGCTTGCTGCCCGTGAGGGTCACCGGGGTGCGGAAGACGAGGAGCGCGATGCTCGAACCGCCCGCGTGCCCACCCGCGCCTCCTTTTCCGCCGCAGCCGCCCGCCCCGCCGCCGCCGCCGAACGCGGTCGACCCGCCTCGGCCCGCACCACCGCCGCCGCCTTGCGCCGTGGCGCCGTTGCGACCAGGTGTGCCATCGGCCGGGACGTAGCCGGTCGCGGTCAGGAAGCCAAAGGGGCCGCCCTCGGGGCTCGCTTCGCCGCCCGCCCCGAACGCGCCCGCGACGCCGGCGCCTTGCGGGCAGCTCGAATGCGTGTCGCCGCCTGCCCCGGTGTTGGCCTCGGGTTTCGGCGGAAGCACGGGGGCTCCTGCGCCGCCGTCTTCGTTGCGGCCGCCGCCGGACGCGCCCACGCTTTGATCGCTGGGCGCCGCGAGACCTTCGCAGGTGTTGCGCTGCTCCGGACCGGGACCTCCGCCGTCGGCGTCGTTGCCCTTGGGGGCCGCGGGGGGCGCCAATGCGGCGAGGGTCGGCGGCTCGGCATTCGCGTCGGCCCCTGCACCCGCCGTGATGTTCACGCGCCGCAGGGTGACGGCGTTCGATTGCACGAACCACGCGCCGATGCTCGATCCGGACGGTGTGGACGCATTCACGCTGGTGAACGAGATGTCCGCGACGATGACCGGATTGGCGGCGTTCGCGATCGTCAGGGCGGTGCCGCTCGGGGGGACCACGTTGGTGGCGCCGCCGGTGTAGTTC encodes:
- a CDS encoding arginase family protein, whose translation is MRLTGYVSIAALFLLACTKSPSPVATTSADPPTPVVAPAPPVSKVHIGVVDAPFNLGLRPPKPGHEPGVRKLAGALRATDLVARLGATDRGAVAPPAYAFEKDPETRIYNAPAIRAYSEKLAQGVEEVTKRGEFALVLGGDCSILVGALSASSSRKHRGLIYMDAHTDFGPPPAVGGGIALALATGYGPPSMQRFGGRMPLVREEDAVLFAARDPDDLRDFRGRSKLELVELAKIRQKGAQRAARDVVARFRTQSVDDVWIHLDADVLDDAIMPAVDSRSPDGLSYAELKAVLSEFLSSGLVTGMDIAIFDPDLDPTGKMARAFSDALVDIFQAL
- a CDS encoding DUF885 domain-containing protein, with the protein product MSQALTSLIQREWQYQIEQSPVYASLMGDHRYDDRWDDLSLAGLEQDYRHGLAVLDELRAIDRDGLSAEDQLNYDLFRRDYQLWTEEYARKQHLVPTTHFSWLPEGARQRPGIQTAYQLADQLRFETVHDYENWIARLRGFRTLIDQIVALMREGVRERLVPPSIVLRRIPAQIEKQLVDDAARSDFYGPFTRFPSAIEADTRARLASEGLDAVANGVQPAMRHFLQFLNEEYLPAGPEAVGIGHWPDGADTYAFLARKYTTTAFTPDEIHALGLAEVARIRGEMETVKAKTGFTGSLHEFFHFLRTDPRFYCKTGEELLLQSRNLAKRIDPLLVKLFKTFPRQPYGVEPTPEAMAPDATTGFYFPAAADGSRAGLYYVNLYKPETRPRWEMVPLTLHEAVPGHHFQTQLAAEQRDIPDFRRFGFHVAYGEGWALYAETLGDELGLYDDPYDKFGQHVFDIFRAVRLVVDTGLHVRGWTRKQAIDYFLENTPRPELDITNEVDRYIALPGQALGYKIGQLKIRELRTRAERTLGDRFDVRAFHDVVLLQGSLTLDILEQRVDAWIAQG